A window of the Gossypium hirsutum isolate 1008001.06 chromosome A05, Gossypium_hirsutum_v2.1, whole genome shotgun sequence genome harbors these coding sequences:
- the LOC107937148 gene encoding uncharacterized protein isoform X2 translates to MQISKEKKTEQKSKEKMLPLPLKLVRQAITHHPLLLSQNTHHRRRRSRRRDHHRRDLDEEEDDDSENDACNSKPSSYNFYHHSSKPTKPKSKTPFLLFLPTRELIGDTYRLANIAREMGLFKLVFITTDSDYDPKSDDARNWDCCSISLFSRRTGDRIESMQSFSRALTGMGWTLYSTRKNPSLDSLNTATKSVHLFRKVDSGRVRGGRGNGEHRIRELRLPSLDFRNAPLKILQYIVLMTDDVFYLG, encoded by the exons ATGCAAATctctaaagaaaagaaaacagagcaaaaaagcaaagaaaagatgCTCCCTCTCCCACTAAAGTTGGTACGACAAGCCATTACACATCACCCTCTCCTTCTCTCCCAAAATACTCACCACCGTCGTCGCCGCAGTCGCCGTCGCGATCACCACCGCCGTGAtcttgatgaagaagaagatgatgatagtGAAAATGATGCCTGCAATTCCAAGCCCAGCTCTTACAATTTTTATCATCATTCCTCAAAACCAACGAAACCCAAATCCAAAACcccatttcttctttttcttcctacTAGAGAACTCATCGGTGATACATACAGGTTGGCCAACATAGCTAGAGAAATGG GTCTTTTCAAGCTGGTCTTTATCACTACCGACTCGGATTATGACCCCAAATCCGATGATGCCCGCAACTGGGATTGCTGCTCCATCTCTCTGTTTTCAAGGCGGACAGGCGATAGGATCGAGTCCATGCAGTCATTTTCAAGGGCTTTAACTGGAATGGGATGGACCCTTTACAGTACAAGGAAAAACCCTTCTCTGGACTCCCTTAATACCGCTACCAAATCGGTTCACTTGTTCAGAAAAGTGGATTCTGGTCGTGTTCGTGGAGGAAGAGGCAATGGGGAACACAGGATAAGAGAGCTGAGATTGCCTTCGTTGGATTTCAGGAATGCTCCTTTGAAGATATTGCAGTATATTGTTTTGATGACTGATGATGTTTTTTATCTTgggtaa
- the LOC107937161 gene encoding aldehyde dehydrogenase family 3 member H1 isoform X1 → MTIFSPGLFKHPSRCFRSYSIVGVGLLGTFTYRHKYKINQVSFSSSTPSSYYCRATLSTTMEEVKPTFDSDKAAVLVNELRKTFNSGKTKSYEWRISQLESISKMIDEKEKEIVEALQKDLSKPELEAFLSEILMARSSCKLALKELKQWMMPQKVETSLATYPSSAEIVAEPLGVVLVISTWNFPFSLSLDPVIGAIAAGNAVVLKPSEIAPATSSLLSRLVGEYMDKSAIIVVEGAVAETSALLEQKWDKIFFTGGARVGRIVMAAAAKNLTPVTLELGGKCPAVVDSNVNLQVTARRIVAGKWVCNNGQACIGVDYIITTKELAPKLIATLVNVVEEIFGKDLMESKERSRIINSFHFKRLVNLLEEDKVSSKIVFGGQRDESQLQIAPTILLDVPEDSMIMQEEIFGPLLPIITVERLEDSFAMINRKPKPLAAYLFSDDEQIKRKFVQNIYAGGMAINDTILQVTVPTLPFGGVGESGMGSYHGKFSFDAFSHKKAVLYRSFAGDSPTRYPPYTPGKKKQIKALLSGKLLNIMLALLGFYKD, encoded by the exons ATGACGATCTTCTCGCCTGGCCTTTTCAAACACCCTTCAag ATGTTTCAGATCCTACAGTATTGTCGGTGTTGGTCTTCTTGGCACTTTCACATATCGTCACAAATATAAGATAAATCAAGTCAGCTTCTCCAGTTCTACTCCTTCTTCTTACTA TTGTCGTGCAACACTATCAACAACGATGGAGGAAGTGAAGCCAACATTTGATTCAGACAAAGCTGCTGTACTAGTTAACGAGCTCAGGAAAACCTTTAATTCCGGCAAGACAAAGAGCTATGAATGGAGAATATCACAATTGGAAAGCATATCAAAGATGATTGATGAAAAGGAGAAGGAAATTGTAGAAGCACTACAGAAGGACCTCTCAAAACCTGAACTTGAAGCGTTCTTATCAGAA ATTTTGATGGCAAGATCCTCATGTAAGTTGGCTCTGAAAGAACTTAAACAATGGATGATGCCACAAAAG GTTGAAACTTCGTTGGCAACTTATCCATCGTCAGCTGAAATTGTGGCAGAACCTCTTGGAGTCGTCTTGGTCATATCTACCTGGAACTTCCCttttt CATTGTCTCTTGATCCGGTGATTGGAGCTATTGCTGCTGGCAATGCTGTGGTCCTCAAGCCATCAGAAATTGCTCCAGCCACATCATCACTGCTTTCAAGGCTAGTAGGGGAATATATGGATAAATCTGCTATAATTGTTGTTGAGGGTGCTGTTGCTGAGACCTCTGCATTACTAGAGCAGAAATGGGATAAGATCTTTTTTACAG GTGGGGCAAGAGTTGGGCGCATTGTGATGGCTGCAGCAGCAAAGAACCTTACACCCGTAACTCTTGAACTTGGAGGAAAGTGCCCGGCTGTTGTTGATTCCAATGTTAATTTACAA GTTACGGCAAGAAGGATTGTAGCCGGCAAGTGGGTATGCAACAACGGACAAGCTTGCATCGGTGTTGATTATATCATAACAACAAAAGAACTTGCCCCAAAGTTG ATAGCAACTCTAGTGAATGTAGTGGAGGAAATCTTCGGAAAAGATCTAATGGAATCAAAGGAACGATCCCGCATTATAAACTCATTTCACTTCAAACGTCTAGTAAATCTCTTGGAAGAGGataaggtctccagcaaaattgTTTTCGGAGGCCAAAGGGATGAGAGCCAATT ACAAATAGCTCCAACAATATTGTTGGATGTTCCCGAGGACTCGATGATCATGCAAGAAGAAATATTTGGACCATTACTTCCAATAATTACT GTTGAAAGGTTGGAAGATAGCTTTGCTATGATAAACAGAAAGCCAAAACCTCTTGCTGCATATCTCTTCAGTGATGATGAACAGATTAAAAGGAAGTTTGTACAAAATATTTACGCCGGAGGAATGGCTATTAATGACACCATTCTACAA GTCACAGTTCCCACTCTACCTTTCGGAGGAGTCGGGGAGAGTGGAATGGGGTCATACCATGGGAAATTCTCTTTTGATGCTTTTAGCCATAAGAAGGCAGTTTTATACAGAAGTTTTGCAGGGGATTCGCCGACTAGGTACCCACCATACACACCGGGAAAGAAAAAGCAAATAAAAGCCTTACTCAGTGGCAAGTTACTTAACATTATGCTTGCTTTACTTGGATTCTATAAAGACTGA
- the LOC107937149 gene encoding protein ATAF2, which produces MKGELELPPGFRFHPTDDELVNHYLCRKCASQPISVPIIAEIDLYKFDPWQLPDMALYGEKEWYFFSPRDRKYPNGCRPNRAAGTGYWKATGADKPIGKPKALGIKKALVFYAGKAPRGVKTNWIMHEYRLANVDRSAGKRSNNLRLDDWVLCRIYNKKGSIEKHFPSEQKSLSYPEMEDEKLGIIMNGQNMQQPWSVMAMKNDAIQTDGSESSWSEHVPSPEITWEKEVKSEGRWNELDFGLDFIDEDPFASQVDYQMEQLSPLQDMFMYLPKTF; this is translated from the exons ATGAAGGGAGAGTTAGAGTTGCCACCTGGTTTCAGATTCCATCCTACAGATGACGAATTGGTGAATCATTATTTGTGTAGGAAATGTGCTTCTCAGCCTATTTCTGTGCCCATCATTGCTGAGATTGATCTTTACAAGTTTGATCCATGGCAGCTTCCAG ATATGGCGTTGTATGGTGAAAAAGAGTGGTATTTCTTTTCTCCAAGGGATCGAAAATACCCAAATGGGTGTCGGCCGAACAGGGCGGCTGGAACCGGATATTGGAAAGCGACCGGAGCCGATAAGCCTATCGGAAAGCCCAAGGCACTGGGCATAAAAAAAGCACTCGTTTTCTACGCTGGTAAAGCCCCACGCGGTGTCAAAACCAACTGGATTATGCACGAGTATCGCCTCGCCAATGTTGATAGGTCCGCCGGCAAGAGAAGCAACAACTTGAGG CTTGATGATTGGGTGTTATGTCGAATATACAACAAGAAAGGAAGCATAGAGAAACATTTTCCGAGTGAACAAAAATCGTTAAGTTACCCAGAAATGGAAGATGAGAAACTGGGCATCATAATGAATGGTCAAAACATGCAACAACCGTGGTCGGTGATGGCGATGAAGAACGATGCAATACAAACGGATGGTTCGGAGTCGAGTTGGTCGGAGCACGTGCCGTCACCGGAAATCACGTGGGAGAAAGAAGTGAAAAGTGAAGGGAGATGGAATGAGCTTGATTTCGGGTTGGATTTCATAGATGAAGACCCGTTTGCCAGTCAAGTTGATTACCAAATGGAGCAGCTGTCACCGTTGCAAGACATGTTCATGTATCTACCCAAGACATTTTAA
- the LOC107937161 gene encoding aldehyde dehydrogenase family 3 member I1, chloroplastic isoform X2 yields the protein MTIFSPGLFKHPSRSYSIVGVGLLGTFTYRHKYKINQVSFSSSTPSSYYCRATLSTTMEEVKPTFDSDKAAVLVNELRKTFNSGKTKSYEWRISQLESISKMIDEKEKEIVEALQKDLSKPELEAFLSEILMARSSCKLALKELKQWMMPQKVETSLATYPSSAEIVAEPLGVVLVISTWNFPFSLSLDPVIGAIAAGNAVVLKPSEIAPATSSLLSRLVGEYMDKSAIIVVEGAVAETSALLEQKWDKIFFTGGARVGRIVMAAAAKNLTPVTLELGGKCPAVVDSNVNLQVTARRIVAGKWVCNNGQACIGVDYIITTKELAPKLIATLVNVVEEIFGKDLMESKERSRIINSFHFKRLVNLLEEDKVSSKIVFGGQRDESQLQIAPTILLDVPEDSMIMQEEIFGPLLPIITVERLEDSFAMINRKPKPLAAYLFSDDEQIKRKFVQNIYAGGMAINDTILQVTVPTLPFGGVGESGMGSYHGKFSFDAFSHKKAVLYRSFAGDSPTRYPPYTPGKKKQIKALLSGKLLNIMLALLGFYKD from the exons ATGACGATCTTCTCGCCTGGCCTTTTCAAACACCCTTCAag ATCCTACAGTATTGTCGGTGTTGGTCTTCTTGGCACTTTCACATATCGTCACAAATATAAGATAAATCAAGTCAGCTTCTCCAGTTCTACTCCTTCTTCTTACTA TTGTCGTGCAACACTATCAACAACGATGGAGGAAGTGAAGCCAACATTTGATTCAGACAAAGCTGCTGTACTAGTTAACGAGCTCAGGAAAACCTTTAATTCCGGCAAGACAAAGAGCTATGAATGGAGAATATCACAATTGGAAAGCATATCAAAGATGATTGATGAAAAGGAGAAGGAAATTGTAGAAGCACTACAGAAGGACCTCTCAAAACCTGAACTTGAAGCGTTCTTATCAGAA ATTTTGATGGCAAGATCCTCATGTAAGTTGGCTCTGAAAGAACTTAAACAATGGATGATGCCACAAAAG GTTGAAACTTCGTTGGCAACTTATCCATCGTCAGCTGAAATTGTGGCAGAACCTCTTGGAGTCGTCTTGGTCATATCTACCTGGAACTTCCCttttt CATTGTCTCTTGATCCGGTGATTGGAGCTATTGCTGCTGGCAATGCTGTGGTCCTCAAGCCATCAGAAATTGCTCCAGCCACATCATCACTGCTTTCAAGGCTAGTAGGGGAATATATGGATAAATCTGCTATAATTGTTGTTGAGGGTGCTGTTGCTGAGACCTCTGCATTACTAGAGCAGAAATGGGATAAGATCTTTTTTACAG GTGGGGCAAGAGTTGGGCGCATTGTGATGGCTGCAGCAGCAAAGAACCTTACACCCGTAACTCTTGAACTTGGAGGAAAGTGCCCGGCTGTTGTTGATTCCAATGTTAATTTACAA GTTACGGCAAGAAGGATTGTAGCCGGCAAGTGGGTATGCAACAACGGACAAGCTTGCATCGGTGTTGATTATATCATAACAACAAAAGAACTTGCCCCAAAGTTG ATAGCAACTCTAGTGAATGTAGTGGAGGAAATCTTCGGAAAAGATCTAATGGAATCAAAGGAACGATCCCGCATTATAAACTCATTTCACTTCAAACGTCTAGTAAATCTCTTGGAAGAGGataaggtctccagcaaaattgTTTTCGGAGGCCAAAGGGATGAGAGCCAATT ACAAATAGCTCCAACAATATTGTTGGATGTTCCCGAGGACTCGATGATCATGCAAGAAGAAATATTTGGACCATTACTTCCAATAATTACT GTTGAAAGGTTGGAAGATAGCTTTGCTATGATAAACAGAAAGCCAAAACCTCTTGCTGCATATCTCTTCAGTGATGATGAACAGATTAAAAGGAAGTTTGTACAAAATATTTACGCCGGAGGAATGGCTATTAATGACACCATTCTACAA GTCACAGTTCCCACTCTACCTTTCGGAGGAGTCGGGGAGAGTGGAATGGGGTCATACCATGGGAAATTCTCTTTTGATGCTTTTAGCCATAAGAAGGCAGTTTTATACAGAAGTTTTGCAGGGGATTCGCCGACTAGGTACCCACCATACACACCGGGAAAGAAAAAGCAAATAAAAGCCTTACTCAGTGGCAAGTTACTTAACATTATGCTTGCTTTACTTGGATTCTATAAAGACTGA
- the LOC107937148 gene encoding uncharacterized protein isoform X1, translating into MQISKEKKTEQKSKEKMLPLPLKLVRQAITHHPLLLSQNTHHRRRRSRRRDHHRRDLDEEEDDDSENDACNSKPSSYNFYHHSSKPTKPKSKTPFLLFLPTRELIGDTYRLANIAREMGMDLYPTPSLSHIIFSFSSFSPSPSSSSSISSASSSSASSSALSLSSSFSMPLPTGAVLISFPSLSSSSLSHLRSFVSLSKGLFKLVFITTDSDYDPKSDDARNWDCCSISLFSRRTGDRIESMQSFSRALTGMGWTLYSTRKNPSLDSLNTATKSVHLFRKVDSGRVRGGRGNGEHRIRELRLPSLDFRNAPLKILQYIVLMTDDVFYLG; encoded by the coding sequence ATGCAAATctctaaagaaaagaaaacagagcaaaaaagcaaagaaaagatgCTCCCTCTCCCACTAAAGTTGGTACGACAAGCCATTACACATCACCCTCTCCTTCTCTCCCAAAATACTCACCACCGTCGTCGCCGCAGTCGCCGTCGCGATCACCACCGCCGTGAtcttgatgaagaagaagatgatgatagtGAAAATGATGCCTGCAATTCCAAGCCCAGCTCTTACAATTTTTATCATCATTCCTCAAAACCAACGAAACCCAAATCCAAAACcccatttcttctttttcttcctacTAGAGAACTCATCGGTGATACATACAGGTTGGCCAACATAGCTAGAGAAATGGGTATGGATTTGTACCCTACTCCTTCCCTTTCTCACATCattttctctttctcttctttttctccttcaccttcctcttcttcctctatttcttctgcttcttcttcatctgcttcttcttctgctttgtctctctcttcttctttctcCATGCCTTTACCCACTGGCGCTGTTTTGATTTCCTTCCCTTCACTGTCTTCCTCATCCCTTTCCCATCTTCGATCCTTTGTTTCCCTTTCTAAAGGTCTTTTCAAGCTGGTCTTTATCACTACCGACTCGGATTATGACCCCAAATCCGATGATGCCCGCAACTGGGATTGCTGCTCCATCTCTCTGTTTTCAAGGCGGACAGGCGATAGGATCGAGTCCATGCAGTCATTTTCAAGGGCTTTAACTGGAATGGGATGGACCCTTTACAGTACAAGGAAAAACCCTTCTCTGGACTCCCTTAATACCGCTACCAAATCGGTTCACTTGTTCAGAAAAGTGGATTCTGGTCGTGTTCGTGGAGGAAGAGGCAATGGGGAACACAGGATAAGAGAGCTGAGATTGCCTTCGTTGGATTTCAGGAATGCTCCTTTGAAGATATTGCAGTATATTGTTTTGATGACTGATGATGTTTTTTATCTTgggtaa